The Bradyrhizobium sp. B097 genome contains the following window.
CGCTGTGGGGCCTTCGCTTACCGATCTGCCAGGGCTTCGACCAATACGCCAATGTGCGGCCGACAAAAATCCTGCCCGGCGTCGCCTCGCCGCTGCGCAATGTCGGCGTCGGCGATCTCGACTGGGTGATCGTGCGCGAGAATTCCGAAGGCGAGTATGCCGGGATGGGCGGCCGCGCCCACAGGGGCCTGCCGGAAGAGGTCGGCACTGAAGTGGCTGTCTTTACTCGTGTCGGCGTGACGCGGATCATGCGCTACGCGTTCCAGCTCGCGCAGTCGCGGCCGCGTAAATTCCTCACCGCGGTGACGAAGTCGAACGCGCAGCGCCACGGCATGGTGATGTGGGACGAGATCGCGGCCGAGGTGGCCAAGGAATTCCCCGACGTCACCTGGGACAAGATGCTGGTCGACGCCATGACGGTGCGGATGACGCTCCATCCGAAGAGCCTCGACACCATCGTTGCGACCAATCTGCATGCCGACATCCTGTCGGATCTCGCAGGCGCGCTGGCCGGCAGCCTCGGCGTCGCGCCGACCGGCAATATCGACCCGCAGCGCCGCTTCCCCTCGATGTTCGAGCCGATCCACGGCTCGGCCTTCGACATCACCGGCAAGGGCATCGCCAACCCGGTCGCGACCTTCTGGACCGGCGCGCAGATGCTGGAGCATCTCGGCGAAAAGGACGCCGCCGCGCGCCTGATGGCCGCGGTCGAGAAGGTGTGCGCGGCCGGCGTGCTGACGCCCGACGTCGGCGGCACGGCGACGACCAGGGAAGTGACCGACGCCGTGATCGACGCGATCCATGGATCGAATGTGTGAGGGGGCGGTAGCCAGCCGCGAACTCCGTCCGCCTCTCCCGCTTGCGGGGGAGGCCGGGTCGCATCGCAGATGCGATCCGGGTGGGGGTTCTCTCCACCATACGACTCGCGGTGAGAGCCCCCACCCCACCCTCCCCCGCAAGCGGGAGAGGGAGCCGGCCAGCGTGCTCACCTGACAAGGGCGCTGGCACGCCCCTTCCGA
Protein-coding sequences here:
- a CDS encoding tartrate dehydrogenase, whose product is MRTHSIAAIPADGIGPEVISAGVRVLQALAKRSGDISFNVKTFDWGSDYYKKHGVMMPADGLADLKNFDAIYFGAVGAPDVPDHITLWGLRLPICQGFDQYANVRPTKILPGVASPLRNVGVGDLDWVIVRENSEGEYAGMGGRAHRGLPEEVGTEVAVFTRVGVTRIMRYAFQLAQSRPRKFLTAVTKSNAQRHGMVMWDEIAAEVAKEFPDVTWDKMLVDAMTVRMTLHPKSLDTIVATNLHADILSDLAGALAGSLGVAPTGNIDPQRRFPSMFEPIHGSAFDITGKGIANPVATFWTGAQMLEHLGEKDAAARLMAAVEKVCAAGVLTPDVGGTATTREVTDAVIDAIHGSNV